From the genome of Bacteroides sp. MSB163, one region includes:
- a CDS encoding YhcH/YjgK/YiaL family protein, translating into MKHLQWLLATACMLAVCLSVSAQSGKKVKSISPEKWVKSKVWSEGLKAKPHSSTNLAEFKAQYEANPEQWKAAFRWLASHDLTTIEKGKHPIEGTSLVVSVEDSKNEPLEKRTSESHRKHIDLQYVVKGTERFALLDHESSKANCEYSEKKDVIHYDFDPEKTTFIDSVPGEFFLFFPSDWHIAKIATDKEDQDIRVIVIKLDCI; encoded by the coding sequence ATGAAACACTTACAATGGTTATTGGCAACTGCCTGTATGCTTGCGGTTTGTCTGTCTGTCTCTGCTCAAAGTGGCAAGAAAGTAAAAAGTATCTCGCCCGAAAAATGGGTAAAATCGAAAGTCTGGAGTGAAGGTTTGAAGGCGAAGCCCCATTCTTCTACGAATTTAGCGGAATTCAAAGCGCAGTACGAAGCGAATCCGGAACAATGGAAGGCGGCTTTTCGCTGGTTGGCGTCGCACGACCTGACTACTATCGAGAAGGGAAAACATCCGATAGAAGGAACGTCACTTGTGGTCTCTGTTGAAGATAGTAAGAATGAACCGTTAGAGAAGCGGACATCCGAATCACACCGGAAACATATAGATTTGCAGTATGTGGTGAAAGGAACGGAACGTTTTGCATTGCTGGATCATGAGTCTTCAAAGGCTAATTGTGAATATAGTGAGAAGAAAGATGTTATTCACTATGATTTTGATCCGGAAAAAACTACCTTTATCGATTCTGTTCCCGGTGAGTTTTTCTTGTTCTTCCCGTCCGACTGGCATATTGCAAAGATAGCTACGGATAAGGAAGATCAGGATATAAGGGTGATCGTTATTAAGTTGGATTGTATATGA
- a CDS encoding beta-galactosidase codes for MRNIFWSMTLVVACLLGAATAQAQKQVTTNNAIVPGEVWNDTDGNPINAHGGGILYHEGTYYWYGEYKKGKTILPEWATWECYRTDVTGVSCYSSKDLLNWKFEGIVLPAVKDDQGHDLHTSKVLERPKVIYNPKTKKFVMWAHVESADYSKACAGVAISDSPTGEFTYLGSFRPNGAMSRDQTVFVDDDGRAYHFYSSENNATLYISELTDDYQKPSGHYTRNFVKESREAPAVFKRNGKYYMLSSGCTGWDPNQAELAVADSIMGEWKTIGNPCTGTDADKTFYAQSTYVQKVMGKKDMYIAMFDRWNKKDLENSRYVWLPFSFEGDKITIPWRDKWSFDSFADQGRFEAGKGTFLLNGKPFVVKAAELHYPRIPKPYWDQRIKLCKALGMNTVCLYVFWNSHEPQPGVYDFTEQNDLAEFCRLCQQNDMYVILRPGPYVCAEWEMGGLPWWLLKKKDVRLRESDPYFIERVALFEEAVAKQVKDLTIANGGPIIMVQVENEYGSYGEDKGYVSQIRDIVRANFGNDIALFQCDWASNFTLNGLDDLIWTMNFGTGANVDQQFAKLKQLRPNSPLMCSEFWSGWFDKWGANHETRPAADMIKGIDDMLSRGISFSLYMTHGGTNWGHWAGANSPGFAPDVTSYDYDAPISESGQTTPKYWALREAMAKYMDGEKQAKVPALIKPISIPAFRFTEMAPLFENLPAAKKDENIRTMEEYNQGFGSILYRTTLPELKSPATLTVNDAHDYAQVFVDGKYIGKLDRRNGEKQLVLPACVKGSRLDILVEAMGRINFGRAIKDFKGITKNVELSMDINGYPFVCNLKNWEVFNIEDTYEFYQGMKFQPIESLTDRLGQRIPGVYRAKFQVKKPSDTFLNFETWGKGLVYVNGYALGRIWEIGPQQTLYVPGCWLKKGENEIVVFDIVGPKEAKSEGLSEPLLDQLLVQKPLTHRNEGENLNLSGEKPVFTGSFKPGNGWQEIKFNKPVTGRYVCIEALNSQDGKDLACIAEMYFLDKDGNRLSREPWIVKYADSEDVAHVNRSADKTFDLQESTYWSTEKGSPYPHTIVIDLGASHALTGFQCLPRMESEVPGDIKDFKIYVKGENFKY; via the coding sequence ATGAGAAACATTTTCTGGAGTATGACATTAGTTGTTGCCTGTTTGCTTGGAGCTGCTACAGCGCAAGCCCAAAAACAAGTAACCACCAACAATGCCATCGTGCCGGGTGAAGTATGGAACGACACCGACGGTAACCCCATCAATGCGCATGGCGGCGGTATCCTCTACCATGAAGGAACGTACTACTGGTACGGTGAGTACAAAAAAGGTAAAACCATCCTGCCCGAATGGGCCACATGGGAGTGTTACCGCACGGATGTAACCGGCGTGAGCTGCTATTCATCCAAAGACCTGCTGAACTGGAAGTTCGAAGGCATCGTACTTCCCGCAGTAAAGGACGACCAAGGCCACGACCTGCACACCAGCAAGGTACTGGAACGTCCGAAGGTGATTTATAACCCAAAAACCAAGAAATTCGTGATGTGGGCACACGTGGAAAGTGCCGACTACAGCAAGGCATGCGCCGGAGTAGCCATCAGTGACTCCCCTACCGGAGAATTCACCTATCTGGGCAGTTTCCGCCCCAACGGTGCCATGAGCCGCGACCAAACCGTATTCGTAGACGATGATGGCCGTGCCTACCACTTTTATTCGTCAGAAAACAATGCAACGCTGTACATCAGCGAATTGACTGACGATTATCAAAAACCGAGCGGACACTATACCCGCAACTTCGTCAAGGAAAGCCGCGAAGCTCCCGCCGTCTTCAAGCGTAACGGGAAATACTACATGCTCTCTTCCGGCTGTACCGGTTGGGATCCCAACCAGGCTGAACTGGCTGTGGCAGATTCCATCATGGGTGAATGGAAAACAATCGGCAACCCTTGTACCGGAACAGACGCCGACAAGACATTCTATGCTCAAAGCACTTACGTGCAGAAAGTTATGGGTAAAAAAGACATGTACATTGCCATGTTCGACCGCTGGAATAAGAAAGACCTGGAAAACTCACGTTATGTATGGCTTCCATTCTCCTTCGAAGGTGATAAAATCACCATTCCCTGGCGTGACAAATGGAGCTTCGACAGCTTTGCCGATCAAGGTCGTTTTGAAGCCGGCAAAGGAACTTTCCTGCTAAACGGCAAACCATTTGTAGTTAAAGCCGCCGAACTGCACTACCCGCGTATCCCGAAACCTTATTGGGACCAACGCATCAAGTTGTGCAAAGCACTGGGTATGAATACCGTTTGCCTCTATGTATTCTGGAACTCTCACGAACCGCAACCCGGCGTATATGACTTTACGGAGCAAAACGACCTGGCCGAGTTCTGCCGTCTGTGCCAGCAAAATGATATGTATGTCATCCTCCGCCCCGGACCGTATGTTTGTGCCGAGTGGGAAATGGGTGGTCTGCCGTGGTGGCTGCTTAAGAAAAAGGATGTACGTCTGCGCGAATCCGATCCTTACTTCATTGAACGTGTAGCTCTGTTCGAAGAAGCCGTAGCCAAGCAGGTGAAAGACCTGACGATTGCCAATGGCGGTCCCATCATCATGGTACAGGTAGAAAACGAATATGGATCTTACGGAGAAGATAAGGGTTATGTATCCCAAATCAGAGACATCGTACGTGCCAACTTCGGAAATGACATCGCTCTGTTCCAATGCGACTGGGCTTCTAACTTCACCCTGAACGGACTCGATGACCTGATCTGGACCATGAACTTCGGTACAGGCGCCAACGTCGACCAGCAATTTGCCAAACTGAAACAGCTTCGTCCCAACAGTCCACTGATGTGTTCTGAATTCTGGAGCGGTTGGTTCGACAAATGGGGTGCCAACCACGAAACCCGTCCTGCCGCTGATATGATCAAAGGTATCGATGATATGTTATCAAGAGGCATTTCATTCAGCCTGTATATGACACATGGAGGTACGAACTGGGGACACTGGGCAGGCGCCAACTCTCCCGGCTTTGCACCCGACGTGACGTCTTACGATTATGATGCGCCTATCAGTGAATCCGGTCAGACAACTCCTAAGTATTGGGCCTTGAGAGAAGCCATGGCGAAATACATGGATGGTGAGAAACAGGCGAAAGTACCTGCACTGATCAAACCTATCAGCATCCCTGCTTTCAGATTCACAGAAATGGCACCATTGTTCGAGAACCTGCCCGCAGCAAAGAAGGATGAAAACATCCGCACCATGGAAGAATACAACCAGGGTTTCGGAAGCATCCTCTACCGCACTACCCTGCCTGAATTGAAATCGCCCGCTACCCTCACAGTGAACGATGCGCACGACTATGCTCAGGTATTCGTGGATGGGAAATACATCGGCAAGCTCGATAGAAGAAACGGTGAAAAGCAATTGGTACTCCCCGCCTGCGTCAAAGGTTCCAGACTTGATATTCTGGTAGAAGCCATGGGGCGCATCAACTTCGGTCGCGCCATCAAAGACTTCAAAGGAATCACGAAAAACGTAGAACTCTCTATGGACATCAACGGATATCCTTTCGTTTGCAACCTGAAGAACTGGGAAGTTTTCAACATTGAAGATACCTATGAATTCTATCAGGGCATGAAGTTCCAGCCGATAGAGTCATTGACAGACCGTCTCGGACAACGTATTCCGGGCGTTTACCGCGCTAAGTTTCAGGTGAAGAAACCGAGCGATACTTTCCTGAACTTTGAAACATGGGGCAAAGGATTGGTTTATGTGAACGGTTATGCACTAGGCCGTATCTGGGAGATCGGTCCTCAGCAGACTCTTTATGTCCCGGGATGCTGGTTGAAAAAAGGTGAGAATGAAATCGTAGTTTTCGATATCGTAGGTCCTAAAGAGGCCAAGTCCGAAGGTTTAAGTGAACCGCTCCTTGACCAACTGCTTGTACAGAAACCCTTGACACATCGCAATGAAGGCGAGAACTTGAACTTGTCAGGTGAAAAGCCTGTATTCACGGGAAGCTTCAAACCGGGTAATGGCTGGCAGGAAATTAAATTCAACAAACCTGTTACCGGACGCTATGTTTGCATTGAAGCATTAAACTCACAGGATGGAAAAGACCTGGCTTGTATTGCCGAAATGTATTTCTTGGACAAGGATGGTAACCGTTTGTCCCGCGAGCCTTGGATTGTGAAGTATGCCGACAGCGAAGACGTAGCTCACGTCAACCGCTCTGCCGACAAAACTTTCGACCTTCAGGAATCCACCTATTGGAGCACAGAGAAAGGCAGTCCTTATCCGCATACGATTGTAATCGATCTGGGCGCCAGTCATGCATTGACAGGCTTCCAATGCTTGCCCCGAATGGAAAGCGAAGTACCGGGGGACATCAAGGATTTCAAGATTTATGTGAAGGGAGAAAACTTCAAATACTAA
- a CDS encoding glycosyl hydrolase 115 family protein, with the protein MRFWLMFMSMFLPVICWGQIIVKETGGMAAFPLVSSHTTVIYYDAGDYGVVEKTACLLAEDIKRVTNQKVSVSSKKVSSEYAVVVGTVGHNAFIDRLVAEGQLDVSAIRGGWEQFVVKTIDAPAKGVKKVLVIAGCDRRGTAYGVFTLSEAIGVSPLYWWADVPTKRKSQLYVENINYVSQAPSVQYRGIFINDEGWGITPWAGKTFDKELGDIGPKTYAKVCELILRMKGNMLAPAMHPSSGAFNKYPENKLVADSYGIIMSSSHCEPLLFNNVTEWDKKTMGEWNYITNKGGINKILDRRVSENAPYENIYTIAMRGIHDAGLVGVPKDKEVSLVEEVIADQRGILKQHVDSPLDSIPQIFVPYKEVLDIYERGLRLPEDIMLVWSDDNFGYIKRLNNKEERNRKGGSGVYYHISYLGEPHDYLWLNTTPPALMFEEMRKAYDTGAKRYWLLNVGDIKPGELGMKTFLDMAWDIDKFNFDNINNHQVDFLVSVFGEKYREDIDDIMNSYYHLGFQHKPEAMGWGYEWNNEHAQERMTDTDFSFVNYNEAEGRMQEYDRISDKSEKIWNTLPESYKAAFYELVFYPVKGAALMNKKMLTAQQNRWYARQGRAATNYLADRTKAYHDSIDYYTGKYNSLLNGKWNHMMALAPGWTATYQKMPPVTNIDVPQKAEMCVFLPGQDSPLGKITLNVLPCVNPYTRKESFIELYNIGGQAFTWNAKVSDSWIKLSRQSGTTLLQERIIVSVDWSKVPVGERVTGEIDIISGSNQEKIYLPVFNPAYPTVGELKGWYVEDNGCVSINPGKFHRKVENEDIKMKVIEGLGYENQCIQLGEATKPVQNPRRSKKAAKVEYDFYTFNAGSVTVYTYALPVFPVNSERGTCFGIMIDDGLLKYASNNAKEYSGEWRENVYRNSTINAVTLNIDKPGKHTLKLICSDPGMIIQKVVIDMGGMKRSYLGPETTIVR; encoded by the coding sequence ATGAGATTTTGGTTAATGTTCATGTCTATGTTTCTTCCGGTAATATGCTGGGGACAGATTATTGTTAAAGAAACCGGGGGCATGGCAGCCTTTCCGTTAGTGTCTTCCCATACGACAGTGATTTATTATGATGCCGGGGATTATGGTGTAGTAGAAAAAACAGCTTGTCTTTTGGCTGAAGATATAAAGCGGGTGACTAATCAGAAGGTGTCTGTTTCTTCGAAAAAGGTTTCTTCGGAGTATGCTGTTGTTGTGGGAACAGTGGGACATAATGCTTTTATTGACCGATTGGTGGCAGAGGGACAATTAGATGTATCTGCTATCCGTGGTGGTTGGGAACAGTTTGTTGTTAAAACGATAGATGCTCCTGCCAAAGGGGTGAAAAAAGTGCTTGTCATTGCCGGATGCGACAGGCGTGGCACAGCCTATGGCGTATTCACACTATCAGAAGCTATAGGGGTGTCTCCTCTGTATTGGTGGGCCGATGTGCCAACTAAAAGAAAGTCTCAATTATATGTTGAGAATATAAACTATGTTTCTCAGGCCCCGTCTGTTCAGTACAGGGGTATCTTTATTAATGATGAAGGTTGGGGAATAACCCCGTGGGCCGGAAAGACGTTTGATAAAGAACTGGGTGACATCGGGCCGAAAACTTATGCTAAGGTGTGTGAACTGATTCTCCGGATGAAAGGTAATATGCTGGCACCTGCGATGCATCCTTCTTCGGGTGCTTTTAATAAGTATCCTGAAAACAAATTAGTTGCTGATAGTTATGGAATTATAATGAGTTCTTCTCATTGCGAACCGTTACTCTTTAATAATGTAACGGAGTGGGATAAAAAAACAATGGGAGAATGGAATTATATAACTAACAAAGGAGGAATCAATAAGATACTCGACCGACGGGTTTCCGAGAATGCCCCGTATGAGAACATTTATACGATTGCTATGCGTGGTATTCATGACGCCGGGCTCGTAGGTGTTCCCAAAGATAAAGAAGTCAGCTTGGTAGAGGAGGTCATTGCTGACCAAAGAGGCATTTTGAAGCAACATGTAGATTCTCCTCTTGACTCTATCCCTCAGATTTTTGTTCCCTATAAAGAAGTGCTTGATATCTATGAAAGAGGGTTGAGGCTTCCGGAAGACATTATGTTGGTTTGGTCGGATGATAATTTCGGTTATATCAAACGATTGAATAATAAGGAAGAAAGAAACCGTAAAGGCGGATCGGGCGTATATTATCATATTTCATATTTAGGCGAGCCGCATGACTATTTATGGTTGAATACAACTCCTCCGGCATTGATGTTCGAAGAAATGCGCAAGGCTTATGATACCGGGGCAAAACGCTATTGGTTATTGAATGTGGGAGACATCAAACCGGGTGAATTGGGTATGAAAACATTTCTGGACATGGCCTGGGACATTGATAAATTCAATTTTGATAATATAAACAATCATCAGGTGGACTTTCTGGTTTCCGTATTTGGTGAAAAGTATAGGGAAGATATTGACGATATAATGAACAGTTATTATCATTTAGGTTTCCAGCACAAACCGGAAGCAATGGGATGGGGATATGAATGGAATAACGAACATGCTCAGGAGAGAATGACGGATACAGACTTTTCTTTCGTAAATTATAATGAAGCAGAAGGCAGAATGCAAGAGTATGACCGTATTTCTGATAAGAGCGAAAAGATATGGAACACGTTGCCGGAATCTTATAAGGCTGCTTTTTATGAGCTGGTTTTCTATCCTGTGAAGGGAGCGGCGCTTATGAATAAGAAAATGCTGACTGCGCAGCAAAACAGATGGTACGCGCGTCAGGGACGTGCAGCAACCAACTATTTGGCTGATAGAACAAAGGCTTATCATGATAGTATCGATTATTATACCGGTAAGTATAACTCCCTGCTTAATGGTAAATGGAACCATATGATGGCTCTGGCACCTGGATGGACTGCTACTTATCAGAAGATGCCTCCGGTGACGAATATTGATGTACCGCAGAAAGCAGAAATGTGTGTTTTTCTTCCGGGACAGGACTCTCCTTTGGGAAAGATTACATTGAATGTACTTCCTTGCGTAAATCCTTATACCCGGAAAGAATCTTTTATTGAATTGTATAATATAGGAGGACAAGCATTTACGTGGAATGCTAAAGTTTCGGATTCGTGGATCAAACTCAGCAGGCAGAGCGGAACCACTCTTCTGCAAGAACGGATTATTGTATCTGTTGACTGGTCGAAAGTTCCGGTAGGAGAAAGGGTAACGGGTGAAATTGATATTATATCCGGCAGCAATCAGGAAAAGATTTACTTGCCTGTTTTCAATCCTGCTTATCCTACAGTCGGCGAGTTGAAAGGATGGTATGTGGAGGATAATGGTTGTGTATCTATTAATCCGGGAAAATTTCATAGAAAAGTGGAGAATGAAGATATAAAAATGAAAGTAATAGAGGGATTGGGCTATGAGAACCAGTGTATACAATTAGGAGAGGCTACAAAACCTGTTCAAAATCCACGTCGTTCCAAGAAGGCTGCCAAGGTGGAATATGATTTTTATACTTTTAATGCCGGTTCAGTAACGGTTTATACGTATGCATTACCTGTTTTTCCGGTGAATTCAGAACGTGGCACTTGCTTCGGCATAATGATAGATGATGGCTTATTGAAATATGCTTCGAATAATGCAAAAGAATATTCAGGCGAATGGAGGGAAAATGTGTACCGCAACAGTACGATAAATGCTGTGACCCTAAACATTGATAAGCCGGGCAAGCATACTTTGAAATTGATATGCTCTGATCCGGGTATGATTATTCAAAAGGTGGTGATAGATATGGGAGGAATGAAGCGCTCTTATCTTGGTCCTGAAACTACAATCGTACGCTAA
- a CDS encoding RagB/SusD family nutrient uptake outer membrane protein: MKIKIYTISLLLSAVLGSCSSSFLDEKPLDFMSATNSFLTQEDIDCSVNNLYYLIRREFYSRDENRPMDYLYGTDIVYDGEPNGTERHSNMISAYHSTGNIASVHWSLLYHTISTANTIIDRLPASEVSEEQKTIAEAKARFFRGFAYRTLAYLYGGVPLLLTEVVEPKFDYVRASKEEVLKQALTDVEFAAAHLPSLSSVQDGEVSNAAAYHLLSELYLATAQYQKAVDAATTVIDDPATGLMYNRFGSRANEVPGDVYWDLFRKNNQNRGSGNTEGIWVIQIETDTPGGSGSLTAKDQTYTLERHHAPMVRDVKAHGMNPFSWPIGDYTGGRGIGWAISTRYFSDEIWKDDFYGDMRNANHNFVRKFAVHNKEYAKLYGDTIDTQNPPAGVTVPSRPLYAYQSKCTTPYNHPDGLYSNSKTFALNSGAGATYTDQYMFRLAETYLLRAEAYLALNDKDKAAADINVIRNRAHAKPVSASQVTLDYILDERMRELGVEERRRITLMRMGKLYDRVMKCNPYYAKEMEKHYELWPIPYKEIEANRGAVLEQNPGYE; encoded by the coding sequence ATGAAAATAAAAATATATACTATTAGCTTGTTGCTTTCGGCAGTGTTGGGTTCGTGCAGCAGTTCTTTTTTAGATGAGAAGCCTTTGGATTTTATGAGTGCAACCAATTCTTTTCTTACCCAAGAGGATATTGATTGTTCTGTAAATAATCTCTATTACCTGATAAGAAGAGAATTCTATAGTAGGGATGAAAATCGTCCGATGGATTACCTTTATGGTACGGATATTGTTTATGATGGCGAACCGAATGGTACGGAGCGACATTCCAATATGATTTCAGCTTATCATTCAACCGGTAATATTGCATCGGTACACTGGTCATTGCTTTATCATACCATTTCAACTGCTAATACTATTATCGACCGTCTGCCTGCTTCTGAAGTATCGGAGGAACAAAAGACGATTGCCGAAGCCAAAGCCCGTTTTTTTAGAGGATTTGCATATAGGACCTTGGCTTATCTTTACGGTGGGGTACCTCTTTTATTGACGGAAGTCGTCGAACCCAAGTTTGATTATGTCAGGGCATCCAAAGAAGAGGTGTTGAAGCAGGCACTTACGGATGTAGAGTTTGCAGCTGCTCATTTACCCAGTTTGTCCAGTGTGCAGGATGGAGAAGTTTCTAATGCGGCTGCATATCATTTGCTCTCAGAACTTTATCTGGCAACAGCTCAATATCAGAAAGCGGTGGATGCTGCCACAACAGTCATCGATGATCCGGCTACCGGACTGATGTACAATCGCTTTGGTTCTAGAGCCAATGAAGTTCCGGGAGATGTATATTGGGATTTATTCCGAAAAAACAATCAGAACAGGGGTTCCGGAAACACAGAAGGAATCTGGGTTATTCAGATTGAAACTGACACTCCTGGCGGCAGTGGTTCCTTGACAGCCAAAGACCAGACATACACTTTGGAAAGGCATCATGCTCCGATGGTTCGTGACGTGAAAGCACATGGCATGAATCCTTTTAGCTGGCCGATTGGTGACTATACCGGAGGTCGTGGCATTGGTTGGGCCATTTCGACCCGATATTTCAGTGATGAGATATGGAAAGATGATTTTTATGGAGACATGAGAAACGCAAATCATAATTTTGTGAGAAAGTTTGCAGTTCACAATAAAGAGTATGCCAAACTTTACGGGGATACCATTGACACTCAGAATCCGCCAGCAGGGGTTACGGTTCCATCCCGTCCGCTCTATGCTTATCAATCCAAGTGTACTACTCCGTATAATCATCCGGATGGTTTGTATTCCAATTCCAAAACTTTTGCGCTTAACAGTGGAGCCGGTGCTACATATACGGATCAATATATGTTCAGGCTTGCCGAGACTTACTTGTTACGGGCTGAGGCTTATCTGGCTTTAAATGATAAGGATAAGGCAGCGGCTGATATCAATGTGATTCGCAATAGAGCTCATGCTAAACCTGTATCGGCATCTCAGGTAACATTGGATTATATTCTGGATGAGAGAATGAGAGAGTTAGGCGTAGAAGAAAGGCGCAGGATTACGTTGATGAGAATGGGGAAACTTTACGACCGCGTGATGAAATGTAATCCCTATTATGCCAAGGAGATGGAAAAACATTATGAATTATGGCCAATACCTTATAAAGAAATTGAAGCTAATAGAGGAGCTGTGTTAGAGCAGAACCCCGGGTATGAATAA